In Pseudonocardia sp. C8, one genomic interval encodes:
- a CDS encoding methyltransferase domain-containing protein, whose protein sequence is MSSEPAPGDGGASSGWREFLGAWVRNPARVGAVWPSSPRLSAKLARVAPGHGSPVVVELGPGTGAVTAEVSRRMAPEGRHLAVELDPGMARYVAERHPDVEVVNGDARKLGELLAERGIEHADAVISGLPWSLFDRDTQREILAQVVDVVGETGAFTTFAYSHTMPMASARRFKGLLQEVFDEVVTTRTVWRNVPPAFCYLCRRPRP, encoded by the coding sequence GTGAGTTCCGAACCCGCTCCCGGTGACGGCGGCGCCTCGAGTGGATGGCGTGAGTTCCTCGGCGCGTGGGTGCGCAACCCGGCGCGGGTCGGGGCGGTCTGGCCGAGCTCGCCGCGCCTGTCGGCGAAGCTGGCCCGGGTCGCACCCGGGCACGGCAGCCCGGTCGTCGTCGAGCTGGGCCCGGGGACGGGGGCGGTGACCGCCGAGGTCTCCCGCCGCATGGCGCCCGAGGGCCGCCACCTCGCCGTCGAGCTCGACCCCGGCATGGCCCGCTACGTCGCGGAGCGGCACCCGGACGTCGAGGTCGTCAACGGGGACGCCCGCAAGCTCGGCGAGCTGCTCGCGGAGCGCGGCATCGAGCACGCCGACGCCGTGATCTCCGGGCTGCCGTGGTCCCTGTTCGACCGCGACACCCAGCGCGAGATCCTCGCCCAGGTCGTCGACGTCGTCGGGGAGACCGGCGCCTTCACCACGTTCGCCTACTCGCACACCATGCCCATGGCGTCGGCCCGGCGCTTCAAGGGGCTCCTGCAGGAGGTGTTCGACGAGGTCGTGACGACCCGGACGGTGTGGCGCAACGTGCCGCCGGCGTTCTGCTACCTCTGTCGCCGCCCGCGCCCGTGA
- a CDS encoding response regulator transcription factor produces the protein MRVLLVEDDPVLGDALRRTLVAHGHVAELVGSGSAALASVAEREPDVVLLDMGLPDRDGIGVCREIRTRSRVPILAITGRGDVAARVQGLRSGADDYLVKPVATDELLARIEAVLRRATGAAVAATVTVGDVVVDLDRRAVTAGDDDVGLTRKEFDLLAALARREGAVVPRTELLEQVWGIADASAARTLEAHVASLRSKLGAREVVVTVRGVGYRLAR, from the coding sequence GTGCGCGTGCTGCTGGTCGAGGACGACCCCGTCCTCGGGGACGCGTTGCGCCGCACCCTCGTCGCACACGGCCACGTGGCCGAGCTGGTCGGCAGCGGCAGCGCCGCGCTGGCCTCGGTCGCGGAGCGGGAGCCGGACGTCGTCCTGCTGGACATGGGGCTGCCGGACCGCGACGGCATCGGCGTCTGCCGGGAGATCCGCACGCGGTCCCGGGTGCCGATCCTGGCCATCACCGGCCGCGGGGACGTCGCGGCCCGTGTGCAGGGCCTGCGGTCGGGGGCGGACGACTACCTGGTCAAACCGGTCGCCACCGACGAGCTGCTGGCCCGGATCGAGGCCGTGCTGCGCCGCGCCACCGGGGCGGCGGTGGCGGCCACCGTGACGGTCGGGGACGTGGTCGTCGACCTGGACCGGCGGGCCGTCACCGCGGGCGACGACGACGTCGGCCTCACCCGCAAGGAGTTCGACCTGCTCGCCGCGCTGGCCCGGCGGGAGGGCGCCGTCGTGCCCCGCACCGAGCTCCTCGAACAGGTCTGGGGGATCGCCGACGCCTCGGCCGCGCGGACCCTGGAGGCGCACGTCGCGTCGCTGCGCTCCAAGCTCGGCGCCCGCGAGGTCGTCGTGACGGTGCGGGGGGTCGGGTACCGGCTGGCGCGCTGA
- the truB gene encoding tRNA pseudouridine(55) synthase TruB, giving the protein MPPRHPPPPPGLVIVDKDRGPTSHDVVGKLRRIMGTRKVGHAGTLDPMATGVLVIGIERATKLLGHLALDTKAYTATVRLGVATTTDDADGEPLAEPVPVDAGEDRVRAAMTALTGDIEQVPSAVSAVKIDGRRAYQRVRDGEVVEIPARPVTVSAFVLQATRRDGPFLDLDVAVDCSSGTYVRALARDLGAALGVGGHLTALRRTRVGPFTLERARTVAQLTAEPGLSLDLAAAVATAFPRVDVDAGAATDVRTGRSLPAAGIEGTYGVFGPDGTALALMADRGRYARPVVVLAPAG; this is encoded by the coding sequence GTGCCGCCCCGTCATCCGCCACCACCGCCCGGACTCGTCATCGTCGACAAGGACCGGGGGCCGACCAGCCACGACGTCGTCGGGAAGCTCCGCCGGATCATGGGCACCCGCAAGGTCGGGCACGCCGGCACCCTGGACCCGATGGCCACCGGCGTGCTGGTGATCGGGATCGAGCGGGCCACCAAGCTGCTCGGGCACCTGGCCCTGGACACCAAGGCCTACACCGCGACCGTCCGGCTGGGGGTCGCGACGACCACCGACGACGCCGACGGCGAGCCGCTGGCCGAGCCGGTCCCGGTCGACGCCGGCGAGGACCGGGTCCGCGCGGCGATGACCGCGCTGACCGGGGACATCGAGCAGGTGCCGAGCGCGGTGTCCGCGGTCAAGATCGACGGAAGGCGGGCCTACCAGCGGGTCCGCGACGGTGAGGTCGTCGAGATCCCGGCCCGGCCGGTCACCGTGTCCGCGTTCGTGCTGCAGGCGACGCGGCGGGACGGCCCGTTCCTGGACCTCGACGTCGCGGTCGACTGCTCGTCGGGCACCTACGTCCGGGCGCTGGCGCGTGACCTCGGCGCCGCGCTCGGGGTGGGCGGGCACCTCACTGCGCTGCGCCGCACCCGGGTGGGGCCGTTCACCCTCGAACGGGCCCGGACCGTCGCGCAGCTGACCGCGGAGCCGGGGCTGTCGCTGGACCTGGCCGCGGCGGTCGCGACCGCGTTCCCGCGGGTCGACGTCGACGCCGGTGCCGCGACCGACGTCCGGACCGGCCGGTCGCTGCCCGCGGCCGGGATCGAGGGCACCTACGGCGTGTTCGGGCCGGACGGGACCGCGCTCGCCCTCATGGCCGACCGCGGCCGGTACGCGCGCCCGGTCGTCGTCCTGGCGCCCGCCGGGTGA
- a CDS encoding cation:dicarboxylate symporter family transporter: MAEVAAGSAGAGTTPARRKKKVYTQLWFWVIVGILSGILVGFVAPDLAGDTKWLADTFVQMIKVIVGPVIFCTVIVGIASLGNLARAGGLALRALGYFLIMTVIALAMGLITGNLFTPGAGFSGVPDPADLAKAGEQAATGSQESGVVAFIQDSLLPHSFFGPFVENSVLQVLVLAILTACAISALDDGLRIRLVKAVESISQVIFGIIKIIMWAAPVAAFGGMAYTVGQMGGDSLYNLLSLMAVFWGTCAVFVVAVLGVVSWAAGFNVLKVIRLIKDELLIIVGTSSSESVLPRFLTKLQSAGASRQTVGMVIPTGYSFNLDGTCIYLTLGALFIIQAGGETLPLGAQIALAVLMVLTSKGAAGVTGAGLVTLAASLQAFGGEFFTPEAIVVGLALIVGIDRMMSEGRALTNAIGNVVATLVVARWNGELDRERLAAVLDDPSLVDADMEAAHGSGAAAPVTDEPCEKAAIGA; encoded by the coding sequence ATGGCCGAGGTCGCCGCCGGATCCGCGGGTGCGGGAACCACCCCCGCCCGGCGCAAGAAGAAGGTCTACACCCAGCTCTGGTTCTGGGTGATCGTCGGAATTCTCTCCGGCATCCTGGTCGGGTTCGTGGCCCCCGACCTCGCCGGGGACACGAAGTGGCTGGCCGACACCTTCGTCCAGATGATCAAGGTCATCGTCGGGCCGGTGATCTTCTGCACCGTGATCGTGGGGATCGCCTCGCTGGGCAACCTGGCCCGCGCCGGCGGCCTCGCGCTCCGCGCGCTGGGCTACTTCCTGATCATGACGGTGATCGCCCTGGCGATGGGCCTGATCACGGGCAACCTGTTCACGCCGGGCGCCGGGTTCAGCGGCGTGCCGGACCCGGCCGACCTGGCGAAGGCCGGCGAGCAGGCGGCCACCGGCAGCCAGGAGTCCGGGGTCGTCGCGTTCATCCAGGACTCGCTGCTGCCGCACAGCTTCTTCGGGCCGTTCGTGGAGAACTCGGTCCTGCAGGTCCTGGTGCTGGCGATCCTGACCGCCTGCGCGATCTCCGCGCTCGACGACGGCCTCCGCATCCGCCTGGTGAAGGCCGTCGAGTCGATCTCCCAGGTGATCTTCGGAATCATCAAGATCATCATGTGGGCGGCGCCGGTCGCCGCGTTCGGCGGCATGGCCTACACCGTCGGCCAGATGGGCGGCGACTCGCTGTACAACCTGCTCTCGCTGATGGCCGTCTTCTGGGGCACCTGCGCGGTGTTCGTCGTCGCGGTCCTCGGCGTGGTGTCCTGGGCCGCCGGGTTCAACGTCCTCAAGGTCATCCGGCTGATCAAGGACGAGCTACTGATCATCGTCGGCACCTCGTCGTCCGAGTCGGTGCTACCGCGGTTCCTCACCAAGCTGCAGTCGGCCGGTGCCTCCCGGCAGACCGTCGGCATGGTCATCCCGACCGGCTACTCGTTCAACCTCGACGGCACCTGCATCTACCTGACCCTCGGTGCGCTGTTCATCATCCAGGCCGGCGGCGAGACCCTCCCGCTCGGCGCCCAGATCGCGCTGGCCGTGCTGATGGTCCTGACTTCCAAGGGCGCCGCGGGCGTCACCGGGGCCGGGCTGGTCACCCTGGCCGCGTCGCTGCAGGCCTTCGGCGGCGAGTTCTTCACCCCCGAGGCGATCGTGGTCGGCCTGGCGCTGATCGTCGGCATCGACCGCATGATGTCCGAGGGCCGGGCGCTGACCAACGCCATCGGCAACGTCGTCGCCACGCTGGTCGTCGCCCGGTGGAACGGCGAGCTGGACCGGGAGCGGCTCGCCGCCGTGCTGGACGACCCGTCGCTGGTGGACGCCGACATGGAGGCCGCGCACGGCAGCGGCGCCGCAGCCCCGGTCACCGACGAGCCCTGCGAGAAGGCGGCCATCGGCGCCTGA
- the rbfA gene encoding 30S ribosome-binding factor RbfA, whose protein sequence is MVDQARARKLAKRISQIVAEALEHEVKDPRLSMVTITDTRVTGDLREATVYYTVMGTSLEEAPDTAGAAAALDSAAGVLRSRVGQRTGVRYTPSLTFVLDQVPDEARRMEELLARTRASDEEVARLAASASPAGDPDPYKAPRETEAE, encoded by the coding sequence ATGGTCGACCAGGCGCGCGCACGCAAGCTCGCCAAGCGGATCTCGCAGATCGTCGCGGAGGCCCTGGAGCACGAGGTCAAGGACCCTCGCCTGTCGATGGTGACGATCACCGACACCCGGGTCACCGGCGACCTGCGGGAGGCCACCGTCTACTACACGGTGATGGGGACGTCGCTGGAGGAGGCCCCGGACACCGCCGGTGCGGCGGCCGCGCTGGACAGCGCGGCCGGCGTCCTGCGCAGCCGGGTCGGACAGCGGACCGGCGTCCGGTACACGCCGAGCCTCACGTTCGTCCTGGACCAGGTCCCGGACGAGGCCCGCCGGATGGAGGAGCTACTGGCCCGGACCCGGGCCTCCGACGAGGAGGTCGCGCGGCTCGCCGCGTCGGCGTCGCCTGCGGGGGACCCGGACCCGTACAAGGCCCCGCGGGAGACCGAGGCGGAGTGA
- a CDS encoding DHH family phosphoesterase, with protein sequence MTPETPLPGPGPVDPAGAAALLAGARDVLVVGHVRPDADAAGSAIALATALRRAGTGAAVAFGGPDPVPHMVTVLDPDGIVVPAADAPADPDVLVCCDISSAPRIGDLGDRLDRARVSLAIDHHASFTGFATHHLVDPAAPATVLLVRDVLVALGAEVDAVIARALFAGLYTDTGGFRWGGADALRLGAELVEAGAEPRELMRELTGTRPFAWLAAQATVLAGARREPDAAGGAGLVWAAVDPATATRFRDHTPGLVGQLLATAGDGVAALLTETAPGEWSVSLRGTGSPDLSRAATALGGGGHPAAAGFERTGTRDGILDLLRAELAGAAQVCGTSPEVHPRDTRVR encoded by the coding sequence GTGACACCCGAGACCCCGCTGCCCGGCCCCGGCCCGGTCGATCCGGCCGGGGCCGCGGCATTGCTGGCCGGCGCCCGCGACGTCCTCGTCGTCGGGCACGTCCGGCCCGACGCCGACGCCGCGGGCAGCGCGATCGCGCTGGCCACGGCGCTGCGCCGGGCCGGGACCGGGGCCGCGGTCGCGTTCGGCGGGCCGGACCCGGTGCCGCACATGGTGACCGTCCTCGACCCGGACGGGATCGTCGTGCCGGCGGCCGACGCCCCGGCCGACCCGGACGTGCTCGTGTGCTGCGACATCTCCTCGGCCCCGCGGATCGGGGATCTCGGCGACCGCCTGGACCGGGCGCGGGTGTCGCTCGCGATCGACCACCACGCGTCGTTCACCGGGTTCGCGACCCACCACCTCGTCGACCCGGCCGCGCCGGCCACCGTGCTGCTGGTCCGCGACGTCCTCGTCGCGCTCGGCGCCGAGGTCGACGCGGTGATCGCCCGCGCGCTGTTCGCCGGGCTCTACACCGACACCGGCGGCTTCCGGTGGGGTGGCGCGGACGCGCTGCGGCTGGGCGCCGAGCTGGTCGAGGCCGGTGCGGAGCCGCGCGAGCTGATGCGGGAGCTGACCGGGACGCGCCCGTTCGCGTGGCTGGCCGCGCAGGCGACGGTGCTCGCGGGCGCGCGCCGGGAACCGGACGCGGCCGGGGGCGCCGGACTGGTGTGGGCGGCCGTCGACCCGGCGACCGCGACCCGGTTCCGGGACCACACACCGGGACTGGTCGGGCAGCTGCTGGCCACCGCGGGCGACGGCGTGGCCGCGCTGCTCACCGAGACCGCACCCGGCGAGTGGTCGGTGTCGTTGCGCGGCACCGGCTCCCCGGACCTGTCGCGGGCCGCGACGGCCCTCGGCGGGGGCGGGCACCCGGCAGCCGCCGGGTTCGAGCGCACCGGCACCCGGGACGGGATCCTGGACCTGCTCCGCGCGGAGCTGGCCGGTGCCGCGCAGGTGTGCGGCACCTCGCCGGAGGTACACCCGCGCGACACCCGCGTCCGGTAG
- the rpsO gene encoding 30S ribosomal protein S15, translating to MALSTAEKKSTLEKYGTHATDTGSPEAQVALLTQRIIGLTEHLKQHKHDHHSRRGLLLLVGRRRRLLKYLREVDVTRYRALIEKLGLRR from the coding sequence GTGGCACTGTCCACCGCAGAGAAGAAGAGCACGCTCGAGAAGTACGGCACCCACGCCACCGACACCGGGTCCCCCGAGGCCCAGGTGGCGCTGCTGACGCAGCGCATCATCGGCCTGACCGAGCACCTGAAGCAGCACAAGCACGACCACCACAGCCGGCGCGGCCTGCTGCTGCTGGTCGGTCGTCGTCGCCGTCTGCTCAAGTACCTTCGCGAGGTCGACGTGACGCGTTACCGCGCGCTGATCGAGAAGCTGGGTCTGCGCCGCTGA
- a CDS encoding MATE family efflux transporter — translation MTADPERTRGGARDILRLAVPALPVLAAEPLYLLVDTAVVGRLGALPLASLAVAAVLFAQVTTQLTFLSYGTTARAARFYGAGRRAAAVTEGVQATWLAVVVGLLVIVVGQLLAVPVAGALAGGADIADGAVAWLRIALLGAPLVLVTLAGNGWMRGVQDTKRPMYYVLAGNGLSALLCPFLVHGVGGWDGWGLEGSAVANVVAQAVAAALFLRALAVERRRAPASDPVRLRPDTEVLRAQVTMGRDLVIRSLGFQACFLSATAVAARFGAESVAAHQIVLQLWVFQSLVLDAVAIAAQALVGSALGAAARSADTGHARSVAARVTRYGLLLGCLFGVVFAALYPVLPGVFTADAGVLATIPAAWWFFTALQPVAGVVFALDGVLLGAGDAAFLRTTTLLAALGGFLPLIWLSLVFGWGLAGIWTGLAAFMVVRLVAVGGRARSGHWAVPGEVRA, via the coding sequence GTGACCGCCGACCCGGAACGCACCCGGGGCGGAGCCCGGGACATCCTGCGGCTGGCCGTGCCCGCGCTGCCGGTGCTGGCGGCCGAGCCGCTGTACCTGCTGGTCGACACCGCCGTCGTCGGGCGGCTGGGCGCGCTGCCGCTGGCCTCCCTGGCCGTCGCGGCGGTGCTGTTCGCGCAGGTCACCACCCAGCTGACGTTCCTGTCCTACGGGACGACGGCCCGCGCGGCCCGGTTCTACGGGGCGGGGCGGCGGGCCGCGGCCGTCACCGAGGGCGTGCAGGCGACCTGGCTGGCCGTGGTCGTGGGGCTGCTCGTGATCGTCGTCGGGCAGCTGCTCGCGGTGCCGGTCGCCGGGGCGCTGGCCGGGGGCGCCGACATCGCCGACGGCGCGGTCGCCTGGCTGCGGATCGCCCTGCTCGGCGCGCCGCTGGTGCTGGTGACGCTGGCCGGGAACGGCTGGATGCGCGGCGTGCAGGACACGAAGCGCCCGATGTACTACGTGCTGGCCGGCAACGGGCTGTCGGCGCTGCTGTGCCCGTTCCTGGTGCACGGCGTGGGCGGCTGGGACGGCTGGGGGCTGGAAGGCTCCGCGGTCGCCAACGTCGTCGCGCAGGCGGTGGCGGCGGCGCTGTTCCTGCGGGCGCTGGCCGTGGAGCGGCGCCGGGCACCGGCGTCCGACCCGGTCCGGCTGCGGCCGGACACCGAGGTGCTGCGCGCCCAGGTCACCATGGGTCGCGACCTGGTGATCCGCTCGCTGGGCTTCCAGGCCTGCTTCCTGTCCGCGACCGCGGTCGCCGCCCGGTTCGGCGCCGAGTCGGTCGCGGCCCACCAGATCGTGCTGCAGCTGTGGGTGTTCCAGTCCCTGGTGCTCGACGCGGTGGCGATCGCCGCCCAGGCACTCGTCGGCTCCGCGCTCGGCGCGGCCGCGAGGTCCGCGGACACCGGGCACGCCCGCTCCGTCGCCGCCCGCGTGACCCGGTACGGGCTGCTGCTCGGGTGCCTGTTCGGGGTGGTGTTCGCCGCGCTCTACCCGGTGCTGCCGGGCGTGTTCACCGCCGACGCCGGGGTGCTCGCCACGATCCCGGCCGCCTGGTGGTTCTTCACCGCGCTGCAGCCGGTCGCGGGCGTGGTGTTCGCCCTCGACGGGGTGCTGCTCGGCGCCGGAGACGCCGCGTTCCTGCGGACGACGACACTGCTGGCCGCGCTGGGCGGGTTCCTGCCGCTGATCTGGCTGTCGCTCGTGTTCGGGTGGGGCCTGGCCGGGATCTGGACCGGCCTGGCCGCGTTCATGGTGGTCCGGCTGGTCGCGGTCGGTGGGCGGGCGCGCTCGGGGCACTGGGCGGTCCCGGGGGAGGTCCGCGCCTGA
- a CDS encoding bifunctional riboflavin kinase/FAD synthetase produces MQRWRGLEAVPPGWGRCVVTVGVFDGVHRGHRQLIARAVERARARGLPAVVVTFDPHPAELVRPGTHPARLSTLDRRAELVAETGADVFCVIPFTEQLSRMEPAGFAHEVLVERLHAAVVVVGSNFTFGYKAAGDVTVLAELGRRFGFTCEAVELISDNEVTFSSTYIRSCIDAGAVRDAAHALGRWHRVDGVIVHGHKRGRDLGFPTANVACPPHTAIPADGVYAGWFLMGGRRLMAAISVGTNPTFSGRVRTLEAYVLDVDEDFYGYEVGVEFVARLRGQERFDDVDALIARMHADVARCRNVLTAAGDAAGPDDTAGPDGTAGDAAGDTAGPVAGRDGTAGAGPNAGG; encoded by the coding sequence GTGCAGCGCTGGCGTGGTCTGGAGGCCGTCCCACCCGGCTGGGGACGCTGCGTCGTCACGGTCGGGGTGTTCGACGGCGTGCATCGCGGGCACCGGCAGCTCATCGCCCGGGCCGTGGAGCGGGCCCGCGCCCGGGGGCTGCCCGCGGTCGTCGTGACGTTCGACCCGCATCCCGCGGAGCTGGTCCGCCCGGGCACCCACCCGGCCCGGCTGTCCACCCTGGACCGGCGCGCCGAGCTGGTCGCCGAGACCGGCGCCGACGTCTTCTGCGTCATCCCGTTCACCGAGCAGCTGTCCCGGATGGAGCCGGCCGGTTTCGCGCACGAGGTGCTGGTCGAGCGGCTGCACGCGGCGGTCGTCGTGGTCGGCAGCAACTTCACGTTCGGGTACAAGGCGGCCGGGGACGTCACCGTGCTCGCCGAGCTGGGCCGGCGGTTCGGCTTCACCTGCGAGGCGGTGGAGCTGATCTCGGACAACGAGGTGACCTTCTCCTCCACCTACATCCGGTCCTGCATCGACGCCGGCGCGGTCCGCGACGCCGCGCACGCACTGGGCCGCTGGCACCGGGTGGACGGCGTGATCGTGCACGGCCACAAGCGGGGCCGGGACCTGGGCTTCCCGACCGCGAACGTGGCCTGCCCGCCGCACACCGCGATCCCCGCCGACGGCGTCTACGCCGGGTGGTTCCTCATGGGAGGCCGGCGGCTGATGGCGGCGATCTCGGTCGGCACGAACCCCACGTTCTCCGGGCGGGTGCGGACCCTGGAGGCCTACGTGCTCGACGTCGACGAGGACTTCTACGGCTACGAGGTCGGTGTCGAGTTCGTCGCCCGGCTGCGCGGCCAGGAACGGTTCGACGACGTCGACGCCCTGATCGCCCGGATGCACGCCGACGTGGCACGCTGCCGCAACGTCCTCACGGCGGCCGGTGACGCGGCCGGCCCGGACGACACGGCCGGCCCGGACGGCACCGCCGGTGATGCGGCCGGCGACACCGCCGGCCCGGTGGCCGGCCGGGACGGCACCGCCGGCGCGGGGCCGAACGCCGGCGGCTGA
- a CDS encoding helix-turn-helix domain-containing protein, protein MDDPVAGNRARQREIYGEPLGERVHRLTTGLGITQSRLASVIGLSPAMLSQLAGARRVKIGDPAVLGRLIALDRRLARGPVPPGDVPALLAEVRAAPTPWGRDGGCTCAAGDEAAAARRVPRPRRPHDPAAAADDALRGVTAPARLVAAAAALAPSFPEIAEVLRRAAARREPRPGRP, encoded by the coding sequence ATGGACGATCCGGTGGCGGGCAACCGCGCTCGACAGCGCGAGATCTACGGCGAGCCGCTGGGGGAGCGGGTGCACCGGCTGACGACCGGTCTGGGGATCACGCAGTCGCGGCTGGCGTCGGTGATCGGGCTGAGCCCGGCGATGCTGTCGCAGCTCGCCGGGGCCCGCCGGGTGAAGATCGGTGACCCGGCGGTCCTGGGCCGGCTGATCGCCCTGGACCGGCGGCTGGCCCGCGGCCCGGTGCCGCCGGGCGACGTGCCGGCGCTGCTGGCCGAGGTCCGGGCCGCGCCGACACCCTGGGGCCGGGACGGCGGGTGCACCTGTGCCGCCGGCGACGAGGCCGCCGCGGCGCGCCGGGTGCCGCGGCCCCGCCGCCCGCACGATCCCGCCGCGGCGGCCGACGACGCGTTGCGCGGGGTGACCGCCCCGGCACGGCTGGTCGCCGCGGCGGCCGCGCTGGCGCCGTCGTTCCCGGAGATCGCGGAGGTGCTGCGGCGTGCGGCCGCCCGCCGGGAGCCGCGCCCGGGCCGGCCGTGA
- a CDS encoding DUF503 domain-containing protein, protein MYVGALECDVLLGDVRSLKQKRSAVRPVLAELRRFEVAAAEAGHQDLYRRALIGVSCVSADAGHVRTLLERCERLVAARPELELLSARIRLFGPDDDS, encoded by the coding sequence GTGTACGTCGGAGCCCTGGAGTGCGACGTCCTGCTCGGGGACGTCCGGTCGCTCAAGCAGAAGCGGTCCGCGGTGCGCCCGGTGCTGGCCGAGCTGCGCCGGTTCGAGGTCGCCGCGGCCGAGGCCGGTCACCAGGACCTGTACCGCCGCGCGTTGATCGGCGTGAGCTGCGTCTCGGCCGACGCCGGGCACGTGCGGACCCTGCTCGAACGGTGCGAGCGGCTCGTCGCCGCCCGCCCGGAACTGGAACTGCTGTCGGCGCGGATCCGGCTGTTCGGCCCCGACGACGACTCCTGA
- a CDS encoding ATP-binding protein: MRLPFRGESPLRRSRLVRRLFVLQVVTILLTVGGLAVLGVYGARELEHDAAARLTRATALSVAVDPEVVGALRAGGDVPALSARLQPVAERVRTATGTSFVVVMSPEGVRYSHYNPERIGGIYQGEIAPAVAGRTYTELYPGTLGPSVRTVTPVVDRGRVVAVVSVGVLQTRISDLAFRWLPAIAAAAGVALLIGLGLAVLLARRLRRQTLGLEPDEITAAYTHHDAVLHAVGEGLLVVDGGGRLVVVNAEARRLLALAAARPGPGDPAEPGRPLAGLGIDPAVQAVLARGLREDLRDEPALAGERVLLVNSRHAGPAAGPGTRVFTLRDRTELAGALRERDDARGKVDALSGQAHEFANRLQTVLTLIELGDTTDAAAAGSAALDRTRGPGSRVVAEVLDPVLAALLADKAWLAAEHDVTFTVTDACDPDALPDLRLPFAADDLVSLVGNLVDNAIEVVAGRDAPREVAVTLRTTGARAVIAVDDSGPGVPEETARELFTFGFSTRGAPGGRPRGIGLALVDRIARRLGGTVTVGARSDGTGTVFTVSLPLPPAADARHDGGT, from the coding sequence GTGCGCCTGCCGTTCCGCGGGGAGTCCCCGCTCCGCCGGTCACGGCTGGTGCGACGGCTGTTCGTGCTGCAGGTGGTGACGATCCTGCTCACCGTCGGCGGGCTCGCCGTGCTCGGCGTGTACGGCGCCCGGGAGCTCGAGCACGACGCGGCCGCACGGCTCACCCGGGCGACCGCGCTCAGCGTCGCCGTCGACCCGGAGGTGGTCGGCGCCCTGCGGGCCGGCGGTGACGTCCCCGCCCTGTCCGCCCGCCTGCAGCCGGTCGCCGAGCGGGTCCGCACCGCGACCGGCACGAGCTTCGTCGTGGTCATGTCCCCCGAGGGTGTGCGGTACAGCCACTACAACCCGGAGCGGATCGGCGGGATCTACCAGGGCGAGATCGCGCCCGCGGTGGCCGGCCGGACCTACACCGAGCTCTATCCCGGCACCCTCGGCCCGTCGGTCCGCACCGTCACCCCGGTCGTCGACCGCGGCCGGGTCGTCGCCGTCGTGTCGGTGGGCGTGCTCCAGACCCGGATCAGCGACCTCGCGTTCCGGTGGCTCCCGGCGATCGCCGCGGCCGCGGGCGTCGCACTGCTGATCGGCCTCGGGCTGGCCGTGCTGCTCGCCCGACGGCTGCGCCGGCAGACGCTCGGGCTGGAACCCGACGAGATCACCGCCGCCTACACCCACCACGACGCCGTGCTGCACGCCGTCGGTGAGGGCCTGCTGGTGGTCGACGGCGGCGGCCGGCTCGTCGTCGTGAACGCCGAGGCCCGGCGTCTGCTGGCGCTCGCCGCGGCCCGTCCGGGCCCGGGCGACCCCGCCGAACCGGGACGCCCGCTGGCCGGCCTGGGCATCGACCCGGCCGTGCAGGCGGTGCTGGCCCGGGGGCTGCGCGAGGACCTGCGCGACGAGCCCGCGCTCGCCGGGGAACGCGTCCTGCTGGTCAACAGCCGGCACGCCGGCCCGGCGGCCGGGCCGGGCACCCGGGTGTTCACGCTGCGCGACCGCACCGAGCTCGCCGGGGCGCTGCGCGAACGCGACGACGCGCGCGGCAAGGTCGACGCGCTGTCCGGGCAGGCGCACGAGTTCGCGAACCGCCTGCAGACCGTCCTCACCCTGATCGAGCTCGGCGACACCACCGACGCCGCCGCCGCGGGCAGCGCGGCCCTCGACCGGACCCGCGGCCCGGGGTCCCGGGTCGTCGCCGAGGTCCTCGACCCGGTGCTGGCCGCGCTCCTCGCGGACAAGGCGTGGCTGGCCGCCGAGCACGACGTCACGTTCACCGTGACCGACGCCTGCGACCCGGACGCGCTGCCGGACCTGCGGCTGCCGTTCGCCGCCGACGACCTGGTGTCGCTGGTCGGGAACCTGGTCGACAACGCGATCGAGGTCGTGGCCGGCCGCGACGCCCCGCGGGAGGTGGCGGTTACGCTCCGCACCACGGGCGCCCGGGCGGTGATCGCCGTCGACGACAGCGGCCCGGGCGTGCCGGAGGAGACCGCGCGGGAGCTGTTCACGTTCGGGTTCAGCACGCGCGGCGCCCCGGGCGGGCGCCCGCGGGGCATCGGCCTCGCCCTGGTGGACCGGATCGCGCGGCGGCTCGGCGGGACGGTCACGGTGGGCGCCCGGTCCGACGGCACCGGCACGGTCTTCACCGTGAGCCTGCCGCTCCCCCCGGCCGCGGACGCCCGGCACGACGGCGGCACGTGA